In Leisingera sp. NJS204, the following are encoded in one genomic region:
- the rpsH gene encoding 30S ribosomal protein S8: MNDPIGDMLTRIRNSQMRGKSTVLTPASKLRAWVLDVLADEGYIRGYEKMTGANGHPAIEISLKYFDGEPVIRELKRVSKPGRRVYMGVNDIPSVRQGLGVSIVSTPQGVMSDASARAANVGGEVLCTVF; encoded by the coding sequence ATGAACGATCCTATCGGCGATATGCTCACCCGTATCCGTAACTCTCAGATGCGCGGCAAATCCACCGTCCTGACCCCGGCTTCCAAGCTGCGGGCCTGGGTGCTGGACGTGCTGGCAGACGAGGGCTACATCCGCGGTTATGAGAAGATGACTGGTGCCAATGGCCACCCGGCTATCGAAATCAGCCTGAAGTACTTCGACGGCGAACCTGTCATTCGCGAGCTTAAGCGGGTCTCCAAGCCCGGCCGCCGCGTTTACATGGGCGTCAATGACATCCCGTCGGTCCGTCAGGGCCTGGGCGTGTCGATTGTCTCCACCCCCCAGGGTGTGATGTCGGACGCAAGCGCACGCGCAGCCAACGTTGGCGGCGAAGTGCTCTGCACCGTCTTCTAA
- the rpsN gene encoding 30S ribosomal protein S14 — protein sequence MAKKSMIEREKKRERLVAKYAAKRAELKEIATDESRPMEERFTARLKLAKLPRNSSATRLHNRCQLTGRPHAYYRKLKVSRIALRELGSAGQIPGMVKSSW from the coding sequence ATGGCTAAGAAAAGCATGATCGAACGCGAGAAGAAGCGCGAGCGCCTGGTGGCAAAATACGCCGCAAAGCGCGCCGAGCTGAAAGAAATCGCGACTGACGAAAGCCGCCCGATGGAAGAGCGTTTCACAGCGCGTCTGAAACTGGCGAAACTGCCGCGCAACTCGTCGGCAACCCGTCTTCACAACCGCTGCCAGCTCACCGGCCGTCCCCACGCTTACTACCGTAAGCTGAAGGTCAGCCGTATTGCGCTGCGCGAGCTGGGTTCTGCTGGTCAGATCCCCGGCATGGTGAAATCGAGCTGGTAA
- the rplE gene encoding 50S ribosomal protein L5: protein MLDAATYTPRLKTLYKDTIRGALKEEFGYKNDMMLPKLEKIVLNIGCGRAAVKDSKKAKSAQADLTLIAGQKALTTVAKNSIAGFRVREGMPMGAKVTLRGDRMYEFLDRLITIAMPRIRDFRGVSGTSFDGRGNYAMGLKEHLVFPEIDFDKIDENWGMDIVIATTANTDAEAKALLKAFNMPFNS, encoded by the coding sequence ATGCTTGACGCTGCAACCTACACCCCGCGCCTGAAGACTCTGTACAAGGACACCATCCGTGGCGCCCTGAAAGAAGAGTTCGGCTACAAGAACGACATGATGCTCCCCAAGCTGGAGAAAATCGTTCTGAACATCGGCTGCGGCCGCGCTGCTGTCAAAGACAGCAAGAAAGCCAAATCCGCTCAGGCCGATCTGACCCTCATCGCGGGCCAGAAAGCTCTGACCACCGTGGCAAAGAACTCCATCGCCGGCTTCCGCGTTCGCGAAGGCATGCCGATGGGCGCCAAGGTGACCCTGCGCGGTGACCGGATGTACGAATTCCTCGACCGTCTGATCACCATTGCGATGCCCCGTATCCGCGACTTCCGCGGTGTTTCGGGCACCTCTTTCGACGGCCGTGGCAACTATGCCATGGGCTTGAAAGAGCATCTCGTGTTCCCGGAAATCGATTTTGATAAGATCGATGAAAACTGGGGCATGGACATCGTGATCGCCACCACCGCGAACACCGACGCGGAAGCAAAGGCGCTGTTGAAAGCTTTCAACATGCCCTTCAACAGCTAA
- the rplX gene encoding 50S ribosomal protein L24, translated as MAAKLRKGDKVVVLSGKDKGKEGAIASVDPKAGKAIVDGVNMAIRHTRQSQNEQGGRLPKALPIDLSNLALLDSNGKATRVGFREEDGKKVRFAKTTGETV; from the coding sequence ATGGCTGCTAAACTCCGCAAAGGCGACAAGGTCGTCGTGCTGTCCGGCAAAGACAAAGGCAAAGAAGGCGCTATCGCCTCCGTTGACCCGAAAGCCGGCAAAGCCATCGTCGACGGCGTGAACATGGCCATCCGCCATACCCGCCAGTCGCAAAACGAACAGGGCGGCCGTCTGCCCAAAGCACTGCCGATCGACCTGTCGAACCTGGCGCTGCTGGACAGCAACGGCAAAGCAACCCGTGTCGGCTTCCGCGAGGAAGACGGCAAGAAGGTGCGCTTCGCCAAGACCACCGGGGAGACTGTCTGA
- the rplN gene encoding 50S ribosomal protein L14: MIQMQTNLDVADNSGARRVQCIKVLGGSKRKYASVGDIIVVSVKEAIPRGRVKKGDVRKAVVVRTAKEVRREDGTAIRFDRNAAVILNTNNEPVGTRIFGPVVRELRAKNFMKIISLAPEVL, translated from the coding sequence ATGATCCAGATGCAAACAAATCTGGATGTTGCTGACAACTCCGGCGCCCGCCGAGTTCAGTGCATCAAGGTTCTGGGTGGCTCCAAGCGTAAATACGCATCCGTAGGCGACATCATTGTCGTTTCGGTCAAGGAAGCCATCCCGCGCGGCCGCGTGAAAAAAGGCGACGTCCGCAAGGCCGTTGTCGTACGCACCGCCAAAGAAGTCCGCCGCGAAGACGGCACTGCAATCCGGTTCGACCGGAACGCAGCCGTTATCCTGAACACCAACAATGAGCCGGTCGGTACCCGGATCTTTGGCCCGGTTGTTCGTGAACTGCGCGCGAAAAACTTCATGAAGATCATCTCGCTTGCTCCGGAGGTGCTGTAA
- the rpsQ gene encoding 30S ribosomal protein S17 encodes MPKRILTGTVTSDANAQTVTVSVERRFTHPVLKKTIRKSKKYRAHDEKNAFKVGDSVRIIECAPKSKTKRWEVLEA; translated from the coding sequence ATGCCCAAACGTATTCTCACTGGCACCGTGACCAGCGATGCCAACGCCCAGACCGTAACTGTCTCGGTTGAACGCCGCTTCACGCATCCGGTTCTGAAGAAAACCATCCGTAAGTCCAAGAAATACCGGGCTCACGATGAAAAGAACGCTTTCAAGGTCGGCGACTCTGTACGCATCATCGAATGCGCGCCGAAATCGAAAACGAAACGCTGGGAAGTTCTGGAAGCCTAA
- the rpmC gene encoding 50S ribosomal protein L29, whose protein sequence is MNANDLRDKTVDELRDALASLKKESFNLRFQQATGQLENTAGIKAARRNAAKVKTILNEKAAAAAE, encoded by the coding sequence ATGAACGCCAATGATCTGCGCGACAAAACCGTGGATGAACTCCGCGATGCCCTCGCATCCCTGAAAAAAGAGAGCTTCAACCTGCGCTTTCAGCAGGCGACCGGTCAGCTGGAAAACACTGCAGGCATCAAAGCGGCCCGCCGCAACGCTGCCAAAGTGAAGACCATCCTGAACGAAAAAGCTGCTGCAGCAGCTGAATAA
- a CDS encoding succinylglutamate desuccinylase/aspartoacylase family protein — MATRPDFEIGGFDIPPGTRRTVDLPVSVLSDHTPVTMSAHVIHGAKDGPTLFVSAAIHGDEVIGVEIARRLLRSRKFSRLKGTLIVVPIVNTFGFLNHSRYLPDRRDLNRCFPGSGGGSLASRLAHLFMTEVVDRCDLGIDLHSAAIHRTNMPQIRVSPKAQGTLAYADAFGAPVVIRSGLRDGSLRKEAQARGVDVLLYEAGEGLRFDEQSARVGVAGILRVMHALDMIPGDGVPLAEVVPVRAGSSSWERAPAGGLLRTYKTTGEMVEEGDVLGVVSDPFGEHEEELQAGQAGLIIGRANMPIVNEGDALFHIARVATPVEAESRIESLHAQLEDAAMFDEDEII; from the coding sequence ATGGCGACCCGTCCTGACTTTGAAATCGGCGGCTTCGACATTCCGCCCGGCACCCGCCGCACGGTGGACCTGCCGGTGAGCGTGCTGTCGGACCACACACCGGTCACCATGTCCGCACATGTGATCCACGGGGCGAAGGACGGGCCAACCCTGTTTGTCTCGGCGGCCATTCATGGCGATGAGGTGATCGGGGTGGAAATTGCCCGCCGCCTGCTGCGCAGCCGCAAGTTTTCGCGCCTGAAGGGCACCCTGATCGTGGTGCCGATCGTCAACACCTTCGGGTTTTTGAACCACTCCCGTTATCTGCCGGACCGGCGCGACCTGAACCGCTGTTTTCCGGGCAGCGGCGGCGGTTCGCTGGCCAGCCGCCTGGCGCATCTGTTCATGACCGAAGTGGTGGATCGCTGCGATCTGGGTATCGACCTGCATTCTGCCGCCATCCACCGCACCAATATGCCGCAGATCCGGGTGTCGCCGAAGGCGCAGGGGACCCTGGCCTATGCCGATGCCTTTGGCGCGCCGGTGGTGATCCGCTCCGGGCTGCGCGACGGTTCCCTGCGCAAGGAGGCGCAGGCGCGCGGGGTCGATGTCCTGCTGTATGAGGCCGGCGAGGGCCTTAGGTTCGACGAGCAGTCCGCGCGGGTGGGGGTTGCCGGCATCCTGCGGGTGATGCACGCGCTGGACATGATCCCCGGGGATGGCGTGCCGCTGGCCGAGGTGGTGCCGGTCCGGGCGGGCAGCAGCAGCTGGGAGCGCGCGCCCGCCGGCGGGTTGCTGCGGACCTACAAGACCACCGGTGAAATGGTCGAGGAGGGCGACGTGCTGGGGGTTGTTTCCGATCCCTTTGGCGAACACGAAGAAGAGCTGCAGGCAGGCCAGGCGGGCCTGATCATCGGCCGTGCCAATATGCCGATCGTGAATGAGGGCGACGCCCTGTTCCACATTGCCAGGGTGGCGACGCCGGTAGAGGCCGAAAGCCGCATCGAGAGCCTGCATGCGCAGCTGGAGGACGCGGCGATGTTCGACGAGGATGAGATCATCTGA
- a CDS encoding TIGR02466 family protein has product MAQIESLFATRLYRAQLSEHGPSIDAQEMENSCLVIAGDDDAGQDWCEENGYPGYTSYASLTDLPWRFPIFADLVKSLDLHVAAFAKDLELDLDGRALVLEDLWINILPEGGTHASHIHPHSVISGTTYVSMPEGASALKLEDPRHAMMMAHPPRVKDCRQELRTFVYQSPAVGDVLLWESFIRHEVPLNMAEEERISVSFNYKWE; this is encoded by the coding sequence ATGGCCCAGATTGAATCGCTTTTTGCGACCCGCCTCTACCGCGCGCAATTGTCCGAACACGGACCATCGATTGATGCGCAGGAAATGGAAAACTCCTGTCTTGTCATCGCCGGTGATGACGATGCCGGGCAGGACTGGTGCGAGGAGAACGGCTATCCCGGCTATACCTCTTACGCCTCGCTCACCGATCTGCCCTGGCGGTTTCCCATCTTTGCCGATCTGGTAAAGTCGCTGGATCTGCATGTGGCGGCATTTGCCAAGGATCTGGAGCTGGACCTGGACGGGCGCGCACTGGTGCTGGAGGATCTGTGGATCAACATTCTGCCTGAGGGCGGCACCCATGCCAGCCACATCCATCCGCATTCGGTGATTTCCGGCACCACCTATGTGTCGATGCCCGAGGGTGCCTCGGCGTTGAAGCTGGAGGACCCGCGCCATGCGATGATGATGGCGCATCCGCCGCGAGTGAAGGACTGCCGTCAGGAGCTGCGGACCTTTGTCTATCAGTCGCCCGCGGTGGGGGATGTGCTGTTGTGGGAAAGCTTTATCCGCCACGAAGTGCCGCTGAATATGGCCGAGGAAGAACGGATTTCGGTGAGCTTCAATTACAAGTGGGAGTAA
- the rplP gene encoding 50S ribosomal protein L16 translates to MLQPKRTKFRKMHKGRIHGLAKGGSDLNFGTYGLKATTPERVTARQIEAARRAMTRHMKRQGRVWIRIFPDTPVTSKPTEVRMGKGKGSVDYWAAKVKPGRVMFEIDGVTDEVAREALRLAAMKLPVKTRVVVREDW, encoded by the coding sequence ATGCTTCAGCCAAAGCGCACTAAATTCCGCAAAATGCACAAAGGCCGGATCCACGGCCTGGCAAAAGGCGGTTCCGACCTGAACTTCGGCACCTATGGCCTGAAGGCAACCACTCCTGAGCGTGTGACTGCGCGCCAGATTGAGGCTGCCCGCCGTGCCATGACCCGGCACATGAAACGCCAGGGCCGTGTCTGGATCCGTATCTTCCCGGACACTCCGGTGACCTCGAAGCCGACCGAAGTCCGTATGGGTAAAGGTAAAGGTTCCGTGGATTACTGGGCCGCCAAGGTTAAGCCTGGCCGCGTGATGTTCGAGATCGACGGCGTCACCGACGAAGTCGCCCGCGAGGCCCTGCGCCTGGCAGCGATGAAACTGCCGGTCAAGACCCGCGTCGTGGTTCGCGAAGACTGGTAA
- the rpsC gene encoding 30S ribosomal protein S3, with translation MGHKVNPIGMRLQVNRTWDSRWYADTKDYGDLLLEDLKIREFIKTECKQAGIARVIIERPHKKCRVTIHTARPGVIIGKKGADIEVLRKKLASMTDSELHLNIVEVRKPELDAALVGESIAQQLERRVSFRRAMKRAVQNAMRMGALGIRVNVAGRLGGAEIARTEWYREGRVPLHTLRADIDYAPTEAVTPYGIIGIKVWIFKGEIMEHDPSARDRKAQEIQDGPAPRGAGGGRR, from the coding sequence ATGGGTCATAAAGTCAATCCGATCGGCATGCGCCTGCAGGTGAACCGCACCTGGGACAGCCGCTGGTATGCCGACACCAAAGACTACGGTGATCTGCTGCTCGAGGACCTGAAAATCCGCGAGTTCATCAAAACCGAGTGCAAGCAGGCGGGCATCGCCCGTGTGATCATCGAACGCCCCCACAAGAAGTGCCGTGTGACCATTCACACCGCGCGTCCGGGCGTGATCATCGGTAAAAAAGGCGCGGATATCGAAGTACTTCGCAAGAAGCTGGCTTCGATGACCGACAGCGAGCTGCACCTGAACATCGTTGAAGTCCGCAAGCCGGAACTCGACGCTGCTCTGGTCGGCGAGTCCATCGCTCAGCAGCTGGAACGCCGTGTGTCCTTCCGCCGCGCGATGAAACGTGCCGTGCAGAACGCCATGCGCATGGGTGCCCTGGGTATCCGGGTGAATGTCGCCGGCCGTCTGGGCGGTGCTGAAATCGCCCGTACCGAATGGTACCGCGAAGGCCGCGTGCCGCTGCACACCCTGCGTGCCGACATCGATTACGCACCCACCGAAGCGGTGACCCCTTATGGGATCATCGGGATCAAGGTCTGGATCTTCAAAGGCGAGATCATGGAGCACGATCCTTCGGCACGTGACCGTAAAGCACAAGAAATCCAGGACGGCCCAGCACCTCGCGGTGCCGGTGGCGGCCGTCGCTAA
- the rplV gene encoding 50S ribosomal protein L22, with protein sequence MGKEKNPRRVADNEAMAKLRMLRTSPQKLNLVAQMIRGKKVEKALTDLTFSNKRIAQDVKKCLQSAIANAENNHNLDVDELVVAEAWVGKNLTMKRGRPRARGRFGKILKPFAEITIKVRQVEEQA encoded by the coding sequence ATGGGTAAGGAAAAGAATCCCCGCCGCGTGGCAGACAACGAAGCAATGGCAAAACTGCGCATGCTCCGTACCTCGCCGCAGAAACTGAACCTGGTGGCTCAGATGATCCGTGGCAAGAAAGTCGAGAAGGCGCTGACCGACCTGACATTCTCCAACAAGCGGATTGCTCAGGACGTGAAGAAATGCCTTCAGTCCGCCATCGCAAACGCGGAAAACAACCACAACCTGGACGTCGATGAACTGGTCGTCGCCGAGGCGTGGGTCGGCAAAAACCTGACCATGAAGCGCGGCCGTCCGCGTGCCCGTGGCCGGTTCGGCAAAATCCTGAAGCCGTTTGCGGAGATCACCATCAAGGTGCGTCAAGTTGAGGAGCAAGCCTAA